The DNA segment CCAGCTAAATCAGACTCAGTATTTGGATCCCACGCCAATTTTATCTGTGCAGCCGATGCAAATTGAGATGACACAAGCGTGAAAAGCAAGATAATAGAGGAAAATACTAATTTGCGGTAAATTGAATTTTTCATAGT comes from the Candidatus Moraniibacteriota bacterium genome and includes:
- a CDS encoding fibronectin type III domain-containing protein, whose amino-acid sequence is MKNSIYRKLVFSSIILLFTLVSSQFASAAQIKLAWDPNTESDLAGYKVYYGTSSKSYGGSVDVGNVTAFTLSGLTQGQTYFITITAS